In one Mucilaginibacter sp. PAMB04168 genomic region, the following are encoded:
- a CDS encoding alginate lyase family protein → MVKQVILIIAVAMLTNSLFAQSGMTFRHPGLAQSATDLQFMRRQVIAGAEPWKTAFDNLRRTASLSFKPQPVTHVSVGPYGANSKGGRELSESSDMAYRHALMWYITGKREYAQKAIEILNAWSYTLWDFDDNNAKLNVGLTAFNFLNAAEILKYTASGWQQKDIIQFQKLMLTVYYPTVRDFFTEANGNWDASIINTLLCIGVFTDKQDIFNSAIERYKRGPGNSGITKYIYSNGQVQETTRDWGHVQLGLGEFAKAAQVAWTQGTDLYADGDNRLSLGYEYTTAFLTGKDIPVYGVLSIRDRDELRDIYEAVYNHYTQVKGISMPNTLEIIRRTRPHSSTGVLTGIRKEPGALPAMSNRLNISHKVPANQSVIGAGEKPSGGVPKEAIFVGKADSLQSVLDRCKGKKSWIILNSGIYVLKAPLKIYSLTKLSGQGRSTVLTLAPGIAEKTMVNGEVDLHDVTIMNMIIEGANSVTTNPDPNHDRRSRSYMNATSREGIFFSADRAGQFNRLRFAHLTVQNFTKNGVAIRGANHILIDSCDFSDNGSSVVPGPGLLHNLQVSHASQLIVTNSRFDTSPWGNGISLSYIHDGLIERCEMARNKLSGLHCMEVTHLDVRNNLAEGNDRSGFEFEALASANKAIKIYGNLLQYNSNYGIQDSSKRTEKINNVNRENGKK, encoded by the coding sequence ATGGTTAAGCAAGTTATATTGATTATTGCAGTTGCAATGCTGACGAATAGTTTGTTTGCACAAAGCGGGATGACGTTTCGCCATCCCGGCCTTGCGCAAAGCGCTACTGATCTTCAATTCATGAGAAGACAGGTGATTGCCGGGGCAGAACCGTGGAAGACAGCATTCGACAATCTGCGAAGAACAGCCAGCCTGTCATTTAAACCGCAACCTGTTACCCATGTTTCCGTTGGACCGTACGGCGCGAATAGTAAGGGTGGACGGGAGCTCTCCGAAAGTTCGGACATGGCTTACAGGCATGCCTTGATGTGGTATATCACCGGCAAACGGGAATACGCACAGAAAGCGATCGAAATTCTCAATGCATGGTCTTACACTTTATGGGATTTTGACGACAATAACGCCAAGCTGAACGTTGGCCTGACTGCCTTCAATTTTTTAAATGCGGCGGAGATTTTAAAATATACGGCGTCCGGGTGGCAACAGAAAGACATCATACAATTCCAAAAGCTCATGCTAACGGTTTACTATCCAACGGTGAGAGACTTCTTTACGGAGGCTAATGGAAACTGGGATGCATCGATCATCAACACCTTATTATGTATCGGCGTTTTTACCGATAAGCAGGATATTTTTAATAGTGCGATAGAACGTTATAAGCGGGGCCCCGGTAATTCCGGCATCACCAAGTACATATATTCGAACGGGCAAGTTCAGGAAACTACACGTGATTGGGGGCATGTACAATTGGGATTAGGAGAATTTGCTAAAGCTGCGCAGGTCGCCTGGACCCAGGGTACCGATCTTTATGCCGACGGCGACAACAGGCTGTCCTTGGGCTATGAGTACACCACCGCTTTCCTGACCGGTAAGGATATACCGGTATACGGGGTGCTATCCATCCGCGACCGTGACGAACTCAGGGATATCTATGAAGCTGTCTATAATCACTACACGCAGGTAAAGGGCATTAGCATGCCCAATACCCTGGAAATCATCCGCAGAACCCGCCCTCATTCATCGACCGGCGTGTTAACAGGCATACGGAAGGAACCCGGCGCGCTGCCGGCGATGTCCAACAGACTGAACATTTCCCACAAAGTTCCTGCAAATCAGTCAGTCATAGGGGCTGGTGAAAAGCCCTCAGGTGGAGTTCCCAAAGAGGCTATCTTCGTTGGGAAAGCAGATTCACTTCAATCGGTGCTTGACCGCTGTAAGGGGAAAAAGAGCTGGATTATTTTAAACAGCGGAATCTATGTGCTTAAAGCGCCATTGAAAATATACAGTCTGACGAAGCTTTCAGGTCAGGGCAGATCTACTGTATTGACTCTGGCGCCGGGTATAGCTGAAAAAACTATGGTGAACGGGGAGGTCGACCTGCATGATGTAACCATTATGAATATGATCATTGAAGGGGCAAATAGTGTAACCACCAACCCGGACCCGAATCATGACAGGCGTTCCCGGTCTTATATGAATGCGACTAGCCGGGAAGGCATTTTTTTTTCGGCTGATCGTGCAGGTCAATTCAACAGGCTGCGCTTCGCCCATCTCACTGTTCAGAACTTTACAAAAAATGGAGTGGCTATTAGAGGAGCAAATCATATTCTCATTGACAGTTGCGACTTTAGCGACAATGGTTCCAGCGTGGTGCCCGGTCCCGGGCTACTGCACAATTTGCAAGTATCCCACGCCAGTCAACTGATAGTAACCAATAGCCGCTTTGATACGTCACCTTGGGGGAACGGAATTTCCCTGTCCTACATTCACGACGGCCTGATTGAAAGATGTGAGATGGCCAGAAACAAATTATCCGGCCTGCATTGCATGGAGGTAACGCACCTGGACGTACGCAACAACTTAGCTGAAGGAAACGACAGAAGCGGTTTCGAATTCGAGGCACTTGCTAGCGCGAATAAAGCGATAAAGATTTACGGAAACCTGCTGCAGTATAATAGCAATTACGGAATTCAAGATTCTTCGAAACGGACCGAAAAAATCAATAATGTAAATCGTGAAAACGGAAAAAAGTAG
- a CDS encoding GH92 family glycosyl hydrolase: MNSYKTIFFRYITAATLIFSTTQLARAQKLTNYVDPLIGSGGHGHVFVGANVPFGAVQVGPNNIFKGWDWCSGYNYSDSLIIGFSHLHLSGTGIGDLGDISVMPYTGAVKTNKGTQQDHRSGYSSLFSHRTEKVKAGYYSVTLADYNIDAELTATERVGYHRYKFHNAKDAHIIIDLQEGLNDKSTETYIEQTDAYTLKGYRYSSGWAKRQQAYFAVKFSQPIQRFQVYEGASLQTGKQFKGTATKGLISFDTSPDLVEFKVGISPVSADNALANITAEIPEWDFPKIVKQADDKWNAELSKVGIKTENEAEKRVFYTALYHAMMHPSLFNDHNGDYWGADQKPHTSAGFDNYTIFSTWDTYRAAHPLYTLLNADRMNDIVKTMLMIYDQQGYLPVWHLNGYDTGTMVGISSMQIIAEAYLKGYRGFDAEKAYQAVRNTAMSDMRGLNYLKKFQPVPSDVGIGRPVANALELSVADGSIAAFAKALGKTEDYAYFKKRAQNYKLYYDKSVGFFRGKMADGTWNPNFNPLKSEKPYGLDYAEGNAWQYRWLVPQDVIGLINLLGGQEAFIKKLDQFFTIPPAGDLVDLTGNIGQYAHGNEPGHHIPYLYAYAGEQWKTAEKVSFIMKEFYHDRPDGIIGNEDCGQMSAWYVFSSLGFYPVFPASGNYVIGSPLFKKATIQLSKQKTFTVETVKPSSQSIYVDRIELNNKPYSRSYIRHQDIISGGNMKVYMSDKPNRNFGKAVANRPR, encoded by the coding sequence ATGAATAGCTACAAAACTATTTTTTTTAGATACATCACCGCTGCTACTTTAATATTTAGTACTACGCAACTCGCTCGAGCTCAAAAGCTGACTAATTATGTGGACCCGCTCATTGGATCGGGCGGACATGGACATGTGTTTGTAGGTGCAAATGTACCCTTCGGTGCGGTCCAGGTTGGGCCCAATAATATCTTTAAAGGCTGGGACTGGTGTTCCGGCTATAACTATAGCGATAGTCTCATTATTGGCTTTTCGCACCTGCACCTGAGCGGTACCGGCATTGGTGATCTGGGTGATATCTCGGTTATGCCTTATACTGGTGCAGTGAAAACGAATAAAGGAACACAGCAGGACCACCGGTCGGGCTACAGTTCGCTCTTCTCTCATAGAACTGAAAAGGTTAAAGCCGGCTACTACAGCGTTACACTTGCTGATTATAACATTGATGCCGAGCTCACCGCGACGGAACGTGTGGGTTACCATCGTTACAAATTCCATAATGCCAAGGATGCTCATATCATCATTGATTTGCAGGAGGGATTAAACGATAAATCGACCGAAACTTATATCGAACAGACAGATGCATATACGCTGAAAGGCTATCGGTATTCCTCAGGTTGGGCGAAAAGGCAGCAGGCATATTTTGCTGTTAAGTTTTCGCAGCCCATACAAAGGTTTCAAGTGTATGAGGGCGCTAGTCTACAGACCGGTAAACAATTTAAGGGTACCGCAACCAAAGGCTTGATCAGCTTTGATACCTCGCCTGATCTGGTGGAATTTAAGGTGGGTATCTCACCAGTCAGCGCCGATAATGCCCTCGCCAATATAACCGCAGAGATTCCGGAATGGGACTTTCCAAAAATTGTGAAACAAGCGGACGACAAGTGGAATGCGGAATTGTCAAAAGTTGGTATAAAAACTGAAAATGAAGCCGAAAAACGGGTGTTCTACACCGCTTTATACCACGCGATGATGCACCCTTCACTATTTAACGATCATAACGGAGATTACTGGGGAGCCGATCAGAAACCGCACACCAGTGCCGGATTTGACAATTACACCATTTTTTCTACCTGGGACACTTACCGTGCTGCTCACCCGCTGTATACTTTGCTCAATGCGGATAGGATGAATGACATCGTGAAAACGATGCTTATGATCTATGATCAGCAAGGCTACCTTCCTGTGTGGCACTTAAACGGCTATGATACCGGTACGATGGTAGGGATCAGCAGTATGCAGATCATTGCCGAAGCCTATCTGAAAGGTTACCGCGGCTTCGACGCGGAAAAGGCGTATCAGGCGGTCAGAAACACTGCGATGTCTGACATGAGAGGATTGAACTATCTTAAAAAGTTTCAGCCCGTGCCGTCTGATGTGGGTATAGGCCGTCCGGTCGCGAATGCGCTGGAATTATCCGTAGCCGATGGCAGCATTGCAGCATTTGCGAAAGCTTTGGGCAAAACCGAAGATTATGCATACTTCAAAAAGCGCGCGCAGAACTATAAGCTTTATTATGATAAAAGCGTCGGGTTTTTCCGCGGTAAAATGGCCGACGGCACCTGGAACCCCAATTTCAACCCTTTAAAATCGGAGAAACCTTACGGTCTTGACTATGCTGAGGGTAATGCCTGGCAATACAGATGGCTTGTTCCACAAGATGTTATTGGATTAATTAACTTGCTTGGCGGACAGGAAGCATTTATTAAAAAGCTTGATCAATTCTTTACCATACCACCCGCCGGCGATCTGGTAGACTTAACCGGTAACATTGGACAGTATGCACATGGTAATGAGCCGGGACATCACATTCCCTATTTATATGCCTATGCCGGAGAACAATGGAAGACGGCTGAGAAGGTGAGTTTCATCATGAAAGAATTTTATCATGACCGTCCGGATGGCATCATCGGCAACGAGGATTGCGGGCAGATGTCAGCATGGTATGTTTTTTCTTCGCTGGGTTTTTATCCGGTGTTTCCGGCGTCCGGCAACTATGTGATCGGCAGTCCCCTCTTCAAAAAGGCAACCATTCAGCTAAGTAAGCAAAAGACCTTTACGGTCGAAACCGTGAAGCCATCTTCACAAAGCATTTATGTCGATCGCATTGAATTGAACAACAAGCCATATAGCAGGTCATACATCCGGCACCAGGATATCATCTCAGGCGGAAACATGAAGGTTTATATGAGTGATAAGCCGAACCGTAATTTCGGTAAGGCAGTCGCAAATCGTCCGAGATAG
- a CDS encoding glycoside hydrolase family 71/99-like protein, with translation MMKKYMLCWLSLLVCSSGLAQSKHSATSAFKSYQGLVMAGYQGWFNAPGDGAKRGWNHYRSRGEFAPGSIKVDMWPDMSEYKVKYKTPFRSSDSSSAYLFSSYDKSTVDLHFRWMQQYGIDGVFVQRFISNLKKKTSLQHNDRVLGNALNAAEKHHRAISLMYDLSGMGNEDVQLIMDDWKHLLDSLKLAGRGNKQSYLYHNGKPLIALWGVGFAKRQYLISNIEKIIDFLKNDPVYGGCSIMLGVPGYWRDLKSDTEPDPHLLDVFRAADIIHPWFVGRYDEAKYPAFKDHIAGDIKWCSDNHIDYVPTVYPGFSWHNMYPNSPQDQMPRNKGQFFWKQISGDISVGAKMLYIAMFDEIDEGTAIFKISKNPPVGKSNFVKFEEGIPNDYYLYLAGYAGRI, from the coding sequence ATGATGAAAAAATATATGCTGTGTTGGTTAAGCCTATTGGTTTGCAGTTCGGGCCTGGCCCAGTCCAAACATAGCGCGACTTCGGCCTTCAAAAGTTATCAGGGTTTGGTAATGGCAGGCTATCAGGGCTGGTTCAATGCGCCAGGTGATGGTGCTAAAAGAGGCTGGAATCATTATAGATCACGGGGCGAGTTTGCGCCCGGAAGTATAAAGGTTGATATGTGGCCTGATATGAGTGAGTATAAAGTAAAGTACAAAACACCGTTCCGGTCTTCCGACAGCAGTTCAGCGTACTTATTTAGTTCTTACGATAAATCAACCGTCGATCTGCATTTCAGATGGATGCAGCAGTATGGCATCGACGGTGTTTTTGTACAACGGTTTATCAGTAACCTAAAGAAGAAGACCAGTTTGCAGCATAACGACCGTGTGCTTGGCAATGCATTAAACGCAGCCGAAAAGCATCACCGCGCAATCAGCCTGATGTATGACCTGTCCGGGATGGGTAACGAGGATGTTCAGCTTATTATGGACGACTGGAAACATTTGTTGGATAGCCTTAAGTTAGCTGGACGTGGTAACAAACAATCCTACCTGTACCATAATGGGAAGCCGCTGATAGCGCTGTGGGGAGTTGGTTTTGCCAAACGGCAATACCTGATTAGTAATATAGAAAAGATTATAGATTTTTTAAAGAATGACCCTGTCTATGGCGGCTGTTCTATCATGCTTGGCGTACCAGGTTATTGGCGTGATCTTAAAAGTGATACGGAGCCCGACCCGCACCTTTTGGATGTGTTTCGTGCGGCAGACATCATTCACCCCTGGTTTGTGGGCCGGTACGATGAAGCAAAATATCCTGCCTTTAAAGATCATATAGCCGGGGATATTAAATGGTGTTCGGATAATCATATTGACTATGTCCCAACGGTATATCCGGGCTTTAGCTGGCATAATATGTATCCCAACAGTCCGCAAGACCAAATGCCGCGTAACAAGGGCCAGTTTTTCTGGAAGCAAATATCAGGTGACATAAGTGTCGGGGCCAAAATGCTATATATTGCCATGTTTGACGAAATTGACGAGGGTACGGCCATTTTCAAAATCAGCAAGAACCCACCGGTAGGCAAAAGTAACTTTGTGAAATTTGAAGAAGGCATTCCTAATGACTATTATCTCTATTTGGCAGGTTACGCAGGCAGGATTTAA